The proteins below come from a single Salinivibrio kushneri genomic window:
- a CDS encoding TAXI family TRAP transporter solute-binding subunit: MKINKLFKALTFAVASFSVASTAVAEDRSYILATASTGGTYYPVGVALATLSKVKLAPKHHFSLSAISSAGSGENVKLLNEDEAQFAILQGLYGAWAWSGEGPYAESGRQDQLRSVSMLWQNVEHFIVRSELAETGTVSDLSNLEGEKFSIGKKNSGTENSGRQIMKGLGVDPESFNLAYMGYGGSASALQNGTIDGMNTPAGVPVGAVTQAFAALGNDISILSFTDEQIKAANGKYNLWTKYEIPANTYPELDKPVTTIAQPNFLAVRKDLSDEDVYQLTKAIYENLSFLQGIHKATKAMAIEKAIAGLPVPLHPGAARYYQEVGIDIPSELVME; this comes from the coding sequence ATGAAAATCAATAAGCTGTTTAAAGCACTGACGTTTGCCGTGGCCTCATTTAGCGTCGCCTCCACCGCCGTCGCAGAAGACAGAAGCTACATCCTCGCAACGGCCTCCACCGGTGGCACTTACTACCCTGTTGGTGTTGCGCTGGCGACACTGAGTAAGGTCAAGCTGGCGCCTAAGCACCATTTTTCTTTGTCGGCAATTAGCTCTGCTGGCTCCGGCGAGAATGTGAAACTGCTTAATGAAGACGAAGCGCAATTTGCGATCTTGCAGGGCTTATACGGCGCATGGGCCTGGTCCGGCGAGGGGCCATATGCAGAAAGTGGCCGCCAAGATCAACTGCGCTCTGTGTCTATGCTTTGGCAGAATGTTGAGCACTTTATTGTGCGCAGTGAGCTGGCAGAAACCGGCACCGTGAGTGATTTGAGTAACCTTGAAGGTGAAAAATTTTCGATTGGTAAGAAGAATTCAGGTACCGAGAACTCAGGTCGTCAGATTATGAAAGGACTCGGCGTGGATCCGGAATCCTTTAATTTGGCGTATATGGGTTATGGCGGCAGTGCCAGTGCACTACAAAATGGCACCATTGATGGTATGAACACCCCAGCCGGTGTACCAGTTGGCGCGGTTACCCAAGCGTTCGCTGCACTGGGGAATGACATTTCCATCTTGTCTTTTACTGACGAGCAAATCAAAGCGGCTAACGGTAAATATAACCTTTGGACCAAGTACGAAATTCCTGCCAACACGTACCCTGAGCTAGATAAGCCGGTCACCACTATTGCGCAACCTAACTTCTTGGCCGTGCGCAAAGATCTCTCCGATGAGGATGTGTATCAGCTCACCAAGGCTATTTATGAGAATCTGTCTTTCCTTCAGGGCATTCATAAGGCCACTAAAGCCATGGCCATTGAGAAAGCCATCGCCGGTTTGCCTGTGCCGCTCCATCCAGGTGCAGCACGCTACTATCAAGAAGTGGGTATCGACATCCCGTCTGAACTGGTAATGGAATAA